In Panthera uncia isolate 11264 chromosome B4, Puncia_PCG_1.0, whole genome shotgun sequence, one genomic interval encodes:
- the KRT8 gene encoding keratin, type II cytoskeletal 8, whose amino-acid sequence MSIRVTQKSYKVSSSGPRGFSSLSFTSAPGSRISSALSRVGSGSSFRGGLGSSMSVIGGYGRPGGMGAITAVSVNQSLLSPLKLEVDPNIQAVRTQEKEQIKTLNNRFASFIDKVRHLEQQNKILETKWNLLQQQKTARSNMDNMFESYINNLRRQLDTLGQEKLKLEVELGNMQGLVEDFKNKYEEEIKERADMENEFVFIKKDVDEAYMNKVELESRLEGLTDEINFLRQLYEEEIRELQSQISDTSVVLSMDNSRSLDLDGIIAEVKAQYEEIANRSRAEAETMYQIKYEELQTLAGKHGDDLRRTKTEISEMNRNINRLQAEIEGLKNQRASLEAAVADAEQRGELAVKDANAKVAELEAALQRAKQDMARQLREYQELMNVKLALDIEIATYRKLLEGEESRLESGMQNMSIHTKTSTGYSGGLVSAYGGLMSPGLSYAMQSGFGSGGSSASSSRVSSSKAVVVKKIETRDGKLVSESSDVLSK is encoded by the exons ATGTCCATCAGGGTGACCCAGAAGTCCTACAAGGTGTCCTCCTCCGGCCCCCGGGGTTTCAGCAGCCTCTCCTTCACTAGCGCGCCTGGCTCCCGCATCAGCTCTGCCCTGTCCCGGGTGGGCAGCGGCAGCAGCTTCCGGGGTGGCCTGGGCAGCAGCATGAGTGTGATTGGGGGCTATGGCAGGCCCGGCGGTATGGGGGCCATCACGGCTGTCTCAGTGAACCAGAGCCTGCTGAGCCCCCTTAAGTTGGAGGTGGACCCCAACATCCAGGCCGTGCGCACCCAGGAGAAGGAGCAGATCAAGACCCTCAACAACAGGTTTGCCTCTTTCATCGACAAG GTGCGGCACCTGGAGCAGCAGAACAAGATTCTGGAGACCAAGTGGAACCTCCTGCAGCAGCAGAAAACCGCTCGCAGCAACATGGACAACATGTTCGAGAGTTACATCAACAACCTCCGACGGCAGCTGGACACCCTGGGCCAGGAGAAGCTGAAGCTAGAGGTGGAGCTTGGCAACATGCAGGGCCTGGTGGAGGACTTCAAGAATAA ATACGAGGAGGAGATCAAAGAACGTGCAGACATGGAGAATGAATTTGTCTTCATCAAGAAG GATGTGGACGAAGCTTACATGAACAAGGTAGAGCTGGAGTCCCGCTTGGAAGGGCTGACCGACGAGATCAACTTCTTAAGGCAGCTGTATGAAGAG GAGATCCGTGAGCTGCAGTCCCAGATCTCGGACACGTCTGTGGTGCTGTCCATGGACAACAGCCGCTCCCTGGATCTGGATGGCATCATTGCCGAAGTCAAGGCCCAGTACGAGGAAATCGCCAACCGCAGCCGGGCTGAGGCTGAGACCATGTACCAGATCAAG TATGAGGAGCTGCAGACATTGGCTGGGAAGCATGGGGATGACCTCCGTCGCACGAAGACGGAGATTTCCGAGATGAACCGGAACATTAACCGACTCCAGGCTGAGATTGAGGGCCTCAAAAACCAG AGGGCTTCCCTGGAGGCCGCCGTAGCTGATGCCGAGCAGCGTGGGGAGCTGGCCGTGAAGGACGCCAATGCTAAGGTGGCTGAGCTGGAGGCCGCCCTGCAGCGGGCCAAGCAGGACATGGCCCGGCAGCTGCGGGAGTACCAGGAGCTCATGAACGTCAAGCTGGCTCTGGACATCGAGATCGCCACCTACCGCAAGCTGCTGGAGGGCGAGGAGAGCAG GCTGGAGTCTGGGATGCAGAACATGAGTATCCACACTAAGACCTCCACCGGCTACTCAG GTGGGCTGGTCTCAGCCTACGGGGGCCTCATGAGCCCTGGCCTCAGCTATGCCATGCAGTCTGGCTTCGGCTCTGGTGGGAGCTCTGCTTCCTCAAGCCGTGTCAGCTCCTCCAAGGCTGTGGTGGTGAAGAAGATCGAGACCCGTGATGGGAAGCTGGTGTCCGAGTCGTCTGATGTCCTGTCCAAGTGA